Proteins from a single region of Strix aluco isolate bStrAlu1 chromosome 18, bStrAlu1.hap1, whole genome shotgun sequence:
- the SF3A1 gene encoding splicing factor 3A subunit 1 — protein sequence MPAGPVQAMPPAQPAPPAESKPPEEEPKEEAAPAKPVVGIIYPPPEVRNIVDKTASFVARNGPEFEARIRQNEINNPKFNFLNPNDPYHAYYRHKVSEFKEGKAQEPSAAIPKVMQQQQSAQQQLPQKVQAQVIQETVVPKEPPPEFEFIADPPSISAFDLDVVKLTAQFVARNGRQFLTQLMQKEQRNYQFDFLRPQHSLFNYFTKLVEQYTKILIPPKGLLLKLKKEAENPKEVLDQVYYRVEWAKFQERERKKEEEEKEKERVAYAQIDWHDFVVVETVDFQPNEQGNFPPPTTPEELGARILIQERYEKFGESEEVEMEVESDEEDEKQEKTDEPPAQLDQDTQVQDMDEGSDDEDEGQKVPPPPETPMPPPLPPTPDQVIVRKDYDPKASKPLPPAPAPDEYLVSPITGEKIPASKMQEHMRIGLLDPRWLEQRDRSIREKQSDDEVYAPGLDIESSLKQLAERRTDIFGVEETAIGKKIGEEEIQKPEEKVTWDGHSGSMARTQQAAQANITLQEQIEAIHKAKGLVPEDDSKEKIGPSKPNEIPQPPPPSSASNPPASAQPITSVPRPPTMPPPVRAAVVSAVPVMPRPPMTSVVRLPPGSVIATPMPPIIHTPRINVVPMPPSAPPIMSPRPPPMIVPTAFVPAPPVAPVPSPAPMPPVHPPPPMEDEPVSKKLKSEDSLIPEEEFLRRNKGPVTVKVQVPNMQDKTEWKLNGQVLVFTLPLSDQVSVIKVKIHEATGMPAGKQKLQYEGIFIKDSNSLAYYNMTSGSLIHLALKERGGRKK from the exons AAATGGTCCAGAATTTGAAGCTCGAATTCGTCAGAATGAAATAAATAACCCTAAGTTCAATTTCTTGAATCCCAATGATCCTTACCATGCCTACTACCGGCACAAAGTCAGCGAGTTCAAAGAGGGTAAAGCACAGGAGCCCTCGGCTGCTATTCCCAAGGTCATGCAACAGCAGCAAagtgctcagcagcagcttcCGCAGAAG GTGCAGGCCCAGGTGATCCAGGAGACTGTCGTTCCAAAAGAGCCACCTCCGGAGTTCGAGTTCATTGCAGATCCTCCCTCAATCTCGGCCTTTGACTTGGATGTGGTGAAGCTCACGGCGCAGTTCGTGGCTCGGAACGGGCGGCAGTTCTTGACTCAGCTGAtgcagaaggagcagaggaaCTACCAGTTTGACTTCCTTCGCCCCCAGCACAGTCTCTTTAACTACTTCACTAAGCTGGTTGAACAGTACACAAAG ATCTTGATCCCACCGAAAGGCTTACTCCTCAAACTCAAGAAGGAGGCTGAAAATCCCAAGGAAGTCCTAGATCAG GTGTATTACAGAGTGGAGTGGGCAAAGTTCCAGGAgcgagagagaaagaaggaagaggaggagaaggaaaaggagcgTGTTGCTTATGCCCAGATTGATTGGCACGACTTTGTGGTTGTGGAAACAGTTGACTTTCAGCCCAATGAGCAAG GGAATTTCCCTCCTCCCACCACTCCAGAAGAGTTGGGAGCTCGAATTCTGATCCAGGAGCGTTACGAGAAGTTTGGGgaaagtgaggaggtagagatgGAGGTAGAGTCAGATgaggaagatgaaaagcaagagaaaacagatgagcccccagcccagctggaTCAAGACACACAAGTGCAGGATATGGATGAG GGCTCAGATGATGAAGATGAAGGTCAGAAggttcctcctcctccagaaacCCCGATGCCACCGCCTCTCCCTCCCACTCCAGATCAGGTCATTGTGCGGAAAGATTATGATCCCAAAG ccTCAAAACCATTACCACCTGCTCCAGCTCCAGATGAGTATCTTGTTTCCCCCATCACTGGAGAGAAAATTCCTGCCAGTAAAATGCAAGAACACATGCGAATTGGTCTCCTGGATCCTCGATGGTTGGAGCAGCGTGATCGATCCATCCGTGAAAAGCAGAGTGATGATGAGGTCTATGCCCCAG GTTTGGATATTGAAAGCAGCTTGAAGCAGCTGGCAGAGCGCCGTACTGATATCTTCGGTGTAGAAGAGACTGCCATTGGTAAAAAGATTGGTGAAGAAGAAATCCAGAAACCAGAGGAAAAG GTGACCTGGGATGGCCACTCGGGCAGCATGGCCCGCACACAACAGGCTGCTCAGGCCAATATTACTCTCCAAGAGCAAATTGAAGCTATCCACAAGGCCAAGGGACTGGTGCCAGAAGATGACAGCAAGGAGAAGATCGGTCCCAGTAAACCCAATGAAATACCCCAGCCACCCCCTCCTTCTTCGGCATCAAATCCTCCAGCTAGCGCTCAGCCTATCACGTCCGTGCCTCGTCCACCCACA ATGCCCCCTCCCGTTCGTGCTGCCGTTGTTTCTGCAGTTCCAGTCATGCCTCGTCCCCCGATGACTTCCGTGGTCCGTTTGCCTCCAGGATCTGTCATAGCCACCCCCATGCCACCAATAATCCATACCCCGCGCATCAACGTTGTCCCCATGCCGCCCTCCGCCCCGCCCATCATGAGCCCCCGCCCGCCTCCCATGATAGTACCAACAG CATTTGTTCCTGCGCCTCCCGTGGCTCCGGTTCCTTCCCCAGCACCGATGCCTCCTGTTCACCCGCCGCCACCGATGGAGGATGAGCCGGTCTCAAAGAAACTGAAGAGTGAAGATAGCCTGATTCCAGAGGAGGAGTTTCTGCGCAGGAACAAG GGTCCAGTCACGGTCAAAGTCCAGGTTCCCAACATGCAGGACAAGACGGAGTGGAAACTGAATGGCCAAGTGTTGGTGTTCACCCTGCCGCTCTCAGACCAG GTGTCTGTTATAAAGGTTAAGATCCACGAGGCCACAGGGATGccagctgggaagcagaagctgcAGTACGAG gGCATCTTCATCAAGGATTCGAACTCCCTGGCTTATTACAACATGACAAGTGGCTCTCTGATTCACCTGGCACTCAaagaaagaggaggcagaaagaaaTAG